Proteins encoded together in one Nyctibius grandis isolate bNycGra1 chromosome 1, bNycGra1.pri, whole genome shotgun sequence window:
- the CCR6 gene encoding C-C chemokine receptor type 6, translated as MNFTETRTTDYPYYSDYALLITPPCSKLEVRNFTKAFLPVAYSLICIIGLVGNIFVVMTFALYERTKSMTDVYLFNMAIADILFVLTLPLWAVNYSADKWIFGDFICKMTRGIYAINFSCGMLLLAFISVDRYIAIVQATKSLKLRARTLAYSKLICLVVWVSSILISSSSFLYSESYSFSINETKEICDHRFDRMSESAMLKSLLLCLQVGFGFFIPFIFMIFCYTFIVKSLQQAQNSKRNKAIRVIVLIVAVFLVCQVPYNIVLLVIAINMGKIDKSCDNDKIMAYAKYTTEAIAFLHCCVNPVLYAFIGVKFRSYFVKIMKDLWCMRYKKCNKRSSRTNSDIYHSRQTSEVLTDNASSFTI; from the exons ATGAATTTT ACAGAGACTCGTACCACAGATTATCCGTATTATTCAGATTATGCTCTTCTTATCACACCACCTTGTTCTAAGTTAGAAGTCAGGAACTTCACAAAAGCATTTCTGCCAGTTGCGTATTCATTGATTTGTATCATCGGCCTAGTTGGTAACATCTTTGTAGTGATGACCTTTGCTTTATATGAAAGAACCAAGTCCATGACGGATGTGTACCTCTTCAACATGGCCATAGCAGACATACTGTTTGTTCTCACACTCCCGCTGTGGGCAGTAAATTACTCTGCTGACAAATGGATTTTTGGtgatttcatttgcaaaatgacCAGAGGCATCTATGCAATCAACTTCAGCTGTGGCATGCTGCTTTTGGCCTTTATCAGCGTGGACCGGTACATCGCTATCGTACAGGCAACAAAGTCACTTAAACTCAGGGCAAGAACGCTCGCATATAGTAAACTCATCTGTTTGGTCGTGTGGGTATCATCAATTTTAATCTCTAGTTCCTCTTTTCTGTACAGTGAAAGTTACAGCTTCTCCATCAATGAAACCAAAGAGATTTGCGATCACAGATTTGACAGAATGTCTGAAAGTGCGATGCTGAAatcactgctgctgtgtctACAAGttggatttggattttttatACCTTTTATATTCATGATTTTTTGCTATACATTCATTGTTAAATCCTTACAACAGGCTCAGAATTCcaagagaaacaaagcaatcCGTGTGATCGTATTAATTGTAGCTGTTTTCCTAGTTTGCCAGGTACCTTATAACATTGTTCTTCTTGTAATAGCCATAAATATGGGCAAGATAGACAAATCTTGTGACAATGACAAGATAATGGCCTATGCAAAATACACCACTGAAGCCATTGCATTTTTACACTGTTGTGTGAATCCTGTGCTCTATGCATTTATTGGAGTGAAGTTCAGAAGTTATTTTGTGAAGATAATGAAGGACCTATGGTGCATGAGATACAAGAAATGCAATAAACGTAGTTCAAGGACAAACTCTGATATTTACCATTCAAGACAGACTAGTGAGGTTCTGACTGACAATGCATCTTCTTTTACTATATAA